A window of the Bombus huntii isolate Logan2020A chromosome 8, iyBomHunt1.1, whole genome shotgun sequence genome harbors these coding sequences:
- the LOC126868559 gene encoding uncharacterized protein LOC126868559 isoform X2 has protein sequence MSSHIQKSCVVRTQGLEATLSDSKKKYGDKVNALLSAWEHVTNFIPGATPEATQSLIEWAHKHTLKLVLRGEWPKLSPATKTHLSVTLQRCASHLVQHPAAPRCTALIALVHNPWTHPALDSILNGQPDSEHEEEFCCSEKGELLTMRLKILCEDRCEDIAVKLAAACVRSLRRSDRLRSLSDSHHVHYMIDVYIVLLYKLKRTQDIFAQLKLMDLSDGLELVQRLSGERPTKYGTARVWRNSIKAAELVAQYLVTAGMVRPVPETGANILEQILNSWALLHSKLKDVVPTLPGMIRKLIEPAESAQHIYIFCAVLVKHFGDSIKPVVIELYIRALTTDMNELESQKAKSDTEKVRETAKRLSTQFLKLADVVGSNIGIARECVLTAFSLHPTRACYDRIKEIAVACGKTKEDGTSGDNVASSEKLNHILENNHSNIGLKKIDSNTGEKNGTKVANTDSSSSLCNSSLFPVSPSLSSSIAGITTPTKKNIDFQNGQVTKNFERTDQLLKSLLTLKKGDTANSASDRCPLHPKRDSLSNGPLGELCFNCGEFIGNDISRSKTPESNNTNSRNVERTLDALILIKGDAVTGSANYDEKSVPNQVLDAEKLGLSPQLCDDLAVVLSSPRYHMLSWVLDWKELKSLCERYLENAEEMRNTNKELKYLNIDYSQFKDWPSEDDTKDIFFGIEKGYEQWVDLPSDGSEQFGSFQPAGNFKRSSTRRSLDDATTTDSDSGSVLQVRRTGRQRKIHRLESSESDYDSTERKPKHFRNRISSISDTDSNTQDSQTDSFGSDGCRLEVKKKSNKSSNKESNKKRSKASKLTVDSVSHFHMLVNENVRHTNTNEDASGSDVSGNDIITLFSADMDESKRETIKGSTYTATAPLILTERRSDPAVLKSLRMFRPQNSKKSARISQILHKNLLNKSKDNNNLENNTNSITKFAPMLSTLNLNPKIVLTRADEIDNRLIRSKKQQRLSSGDITSELMNIQKNMPFSPNKNALSPYQKQKGNGAAITGKTDLSSAGGRDLNSKSNLGKRKFDILAKVVRDSDILAKNVPGLNSLDMMVPPRMRPTVNVVQLSRNIPQSPNSGSINSGNTPPRPNRTPSVAGNIQLPGTPSSGGHDSGVGMSPAGQTPPPRSSILPDVGEETNQLPDSSPTSSTTTNVSGQLEPDSSPRTVPIRRNQQSQSPKKSPSPCSTVTTTTTTSTVVASTTIASEQLQIVCKPDGTYQLASVNPNVVSNQRNVLNLQNIDDGNVGNFSRQNQRAENANANRSTYERLTSAKVTAQSGQNTGLPKFQQAFGKTIYTLSTDTSTGGVTGASSETHVQTASPQKTANLSKAVQTSVPNAQQTNASTGINVQSITNIPNTLQLSTSRQILNIVQSSGNNANVASSPNTNQTLTQLVQSVQNASPGVIYTHKIPVTISTTNPSQLNIIPTISHSNSIPPGRTPVVKLNIIRAPLRQPNITGAIQAVLTTPRLQQQQQQQQQQQQQQQQQQQPPPQQQQPTVRTDSLLGSPIEVPNQVSSTTLEQLREFESVLEQVKERSTIQPQSHQTISTAATTTVQTQTTTQQTQATKPQQVSVSALTQQLLMPTQQTTTNDFASNGNTVNFQQDVFSQKVSLTYVNQSAGSVATKTPNSTPVVVVTSYCQPAASPALSVTSQSSSSPCVTPAPTPAPSAGKTPPTPPSSKTVKKTAPKTVKTSATNTSKASPIPKPQQKPQEDEQTAQRIYAILDEYAEQLRNSPDLNNKPAPRRRSNPPTNPSQSSKRKKSNASKTKPGGQQSSELSPSTDDLGRTMGSEDSSSGVVHVQDSPAGFSAPEEPSSNVGSATDATAEIRNLTNDSNDSVELNVKRRNLIFAEPGSGQSRAVIVQEAVQTGSVSVSEALASVTGKMGSTAVLVPGPNYILPMNLVKGQQFTIVSSGSKLLATVPATVRATGNTGVSNTLVLQSFLNQAGKIISQPGQVKQVKIPTLQTLSGNQTLTTTQNVQGASVVIPHSGNHAQFTSDVSTEKSNIIGDLTMTKSDTVAGGVTVESATNTIVVNKSNSTIGLIQRNLNEPSENQPICGVITSNPNLTLQGARLFNSSIHKLTTPGLKSDNVVCITPTATIAHSPEKKSPQESQMHNDKPVSIQTSATIALAFATQSDVSLLNDAQQHQQQQQQQKDMKEISAEIIPGAKIISPKTVKRKIDDAMGMSENVPKTLITSNSVVCSSNATPLQSNEKIDSMSTITVASKQSGGIDHATQFLVTGGPSSSDSQESAVQQSADGIEVSCKIGNGLLYGNARLQEAWEPEGKVSPDTPWRYVPTSANSLNIEPLNSRYSDNSENVQSVLQIINKGQGIEMASGQIYQTNTKKYFMNHTLEPFQQYSNKSNMMKTPLNPRLDRELLQQKMERKAAAIEREMKLQKSLSEECEDLGVDEPSTSDLFPEADLLFDTNHSPSFDHSSQDASCSQPLGMKSYGGSYFRSLDSSSGSRDASPVADFKLNERRKSSSQRTRSAKDSLKKLKRDKIDDLHLENPSKHLRLALDNLSQDEASNSNSDISRLSPTNLGSLENDSLKDTGRTKMMSRNGSKEGSPSSVSSIPSNMKLDIDLDSESLPPSINVNNTSAASSGDESLTLLSGNTADVTIPSPLSPIAGPMLSTHKYTYTNKKRIPSKVTRMDYLSWESPMSERMRSSSDEEDSSISESISSQPEDNALSNGLEDSVQSLKSLSNERRCNYLKKKDKLQVNSRVVLNRADHKSSLSKRTKVNESIQDSVTVSSDKTSEPSDDEASNIALVEPDCRARRSSLRGHVKKGCACCNGSPERPKKKSVKPEHSKLKKRLPSKQAGKKR, from the exons GGGCTTGAAGCGACATTGAGTGACAGCAAAAAGAAGTACGGCGACAAGGTGAATGCACTTCTGTCCGCCTGGGAGCATGTCACCAATTTCATTCCTGGGGCAACGCCAGAGGCCACCCAGTCTCTCATAGAATGGGCTCACAA GCACACGTTGAAATTGGTACTGCGCGGGGAGTGGCCGAAGTTGTCACCCGCGACGAAAACGCACCTCAGTGTAACGTTACAGAGGTGCGCGTCACACCTGGTGCAACACCCCGCTGCACCCAGGTGCACTGCCCTGATAGCTCTGGTGCACAATCCATGGACTCATCCCGCTCTCGACAGCATACTTAACGGCCAACCGGATTCCGAACATGAAGAGG AGTTCTGCTGTTCGGAGAAAGGTGAATTACTGACAATGAGGCTGAAAATACTTTGCGAGGACCGCTGCGAGGACATAGCGGTAAAACTCGCCGCTGCTTGCGTACGTTCTCTGCGACGGAGCGATCGGTTGCGCTCACTCTCGGATTCTCATCACGTTCATTACATGATCGACGTCTATATCGTCCTCTTGTATAAATTGAAACGCACGCAAGATATATTCGCTCAA CTAAAATTAATGGACCTCAGCGACGGATTGGAATTGGTCCAACGTCTCAGTGGTGAAAGACCGACGAAGTATGGAACTGCACGCGTTTGGAGAAATTCGATAAAAGCTGCCGAATTGGTTGCACAATATCTCGTTACAGCTGGTATGGTACGCCCTGTGCCGGAAACGGGTGCAAACATTTTGGAACAAATTCTAAACTCCTGGGCATTGTTGcattcgaaattaaaagacGTAGTACCTACGTTGCCGGGGATGATAAGGAAATTAATCGAACCCGCTGAGAGTGCTCAGcacatttatatcttttgcGCGGTACTTGTTAAGCAT TTTGGCGATAGCATAAAGCCCGTGGTAATCGAATTGTATATCAGGGCGTTGACCACGGATATGAACGAATTGGAGAGTCAAAAAGCAAAATCCGATACGGAGAAGGTTCGCGAGACTGCGAAGCGTTTGAGCACGCAATTCCTCAAGTTAGCCGACGTCGTTGGTAGCAATATCGGTATTGCCCGAGAGTGCGTGTTGACAGCGTTTTCTCTGCATCCTACCAGGGCTTGTTACGATAGGATCAAGGAAATCGCTGTTGCGTGCGGAAAAACGAAAGAGGATGGAACCTCCGGTGATAACGTCGCCAGTAGCGAGAAACTAAACCACATCCTTGAGAATAATCATTCTAACATAGGATTAAAAAAGATCGATAGCAATACCGGAGAAAAGAACGGAACAAAAGTGGCGAATACGGATTCGTCTTCGTCTTTATGCAACTCTTCGTTATTTCCAGTGTCGCCGTCGTTGTCCAGTTCGATCGCGGGTATAACAACACCAACGAAAAAGAATATCGACTTCCAAAATGGACAAGTAACCAAGAACTTTGAGCGAACGGATCAACTATTAAAGAGCCTTTTAACTCTGAAAAAGGGAGATACGGCGAACTCGGCAAGCGACAGGTGTCCTTTGCATCCAAAGAGGGATTCGTTATCCAATGGTCCACTCGGAGAGCTTTGCTTCAATTGCGGAGAGTTTATCGGGAACGATATCTCGAGAAGCAAGACTCCAGAATCGAACAATACGAACTCTAGAAACGTGGAAAGAACGCTCGATGCTTTAATTCTGATCAAAGGCGACGCTGTCACGGGTTCTGCGAATTACGACGAAAAATCCGTGCCAAATCAAGTGCTAGACGCGGAAAAACTCGGTCTGTCGCCACAGCTTTGCGACGACTTGGCCGTGGTTTTGAGCAGTCCTCGTTACCACATGCTTAGCTGGGTTTTGGATTGGAAGGAGCTGAAAAGTCTGTGCGAGAGATACTTGGAGAATGCCGAGGAAATGAGAAATACCAACAAGGAGTTGAAATACCTCAATATCGATTATTCGCAGTTTAAAGATTGGCCCTCGGAAGATGATACCAAGGATATCTTTTTTGGAATTGAAAAGGGATACGAACAATGGGTGGATTTACCTTCGGATGGCTCGGAACAGTTTGGTAGCTTCCAGCCTGCCGGTAACTTCAAGAGGTCGTCGACGAGAAGAAGCCTCGATGACGCTACCACTACCGATTCGGATAGCGGAAGTGTATTACAAGTGAGGAGAACAGGGAGACAGAGAAAAATTCATAGATTAGAATCTTCCGAAAGCGACTATGACAGCACGGAACGTAAACCGAAACATTTTAGGAATAGGATCAGTTCGATCTCTGATACCGATAGTAATACGCAAGACAGCCAAACAGACAGCTTTGGCAGCGATGGATGCCGATTGGAGGTAAAGAAAAAGTCGAATAAATCGTCCAATAAGGAGTCGAATAAGAAACGTTCAAAAGCTTCAAAATTAACTGTTGATTCCGTCTCGCATTTTCATATGCTTGTTAATGAAAACGTTCGACATACAAACACGAACGAAGACGCGAGCGGTTCCGACGTAAGTGGCAACgatattataactttattttctGCCGATATGGATGAAAGCAAACGTGAAACAATAAAAGGTTCGACATACACAGCAACCGCGCCATTAATACTTACAGAGAGAAGGAGCGACCCAGCGGTACTTAAATCTTTGAGGATGTTCAGGCCGCAAAATTCGAAGAAATCTGCAAGGATTTCTCAGATACTGCACAAGAATCTTCTAAATAAGAGTAAAGACAATAATAACTTAGAGAATAATACAAACAGTATAACGAAATTTGCTCCGATGCTCAGCACGCTCAACCTGAACCCGAAGATTGTATTAACCAGAGCGGACGAGATCGACAACAGATTGATACGATCGAAAAAGCAGCAACGATTGAGTAGCGGCGATATTACGAGCGAACTGATGAACATTCAGAAGAATATGCCGTTCTCTCCGAACAAAAACGCATTATCCCCGTATCAGAAACAAAAAGGAAATGGAGCAGCCATCACTGGTAAAACGGACTTATCCTCTGCCGGTGGACGGGACTTAAATTCTAAATCGAATTTGGGCAAAAGAAAGTTTGATATTCTTGCGAAGGTTGTCAGGGATTCGGATATCTTGGCAAAAAATGTACCGGGTCTAAATTCATTGGATATGATGGTACCGCCAAGAATGCGACCCACCGTAAACGTCGTACAACTTTCAAGAAACATTCCACAGAGTCCGAATTCGGGCTCTATCAACAGCGGAAATACTCCCCCGCGGCCAAATAGAACTCCGAGCGTGGCTGGAAATATTCAATTACCCGGTACACCCTCTTCCGGGGGGCACGATAGTGGCGTTGGCATGAGTCCGGCTGGTCAAACCCCTCCTCCGAGATCGTCGATTCTCCCCGATGTCGGCGAAGAAACGAATCAACTACCCGATAGTTCGCCAACCTCTTCTACGACCACGAACGTTTCCGGTCAACTCGAGCCTGACTCGAGTCCTAGAACAGTGCCAATTCGGCGAAATCAACAGAGTCAGTCGCCCAAGAAATCTCCATCTCCTTGTTCCACGGTCACAACTACCACGACGACGAGCACGGTAGTCGCCTCGACGACCATCGCATCGGAGCAGCTACAAATCGTTTGTAAACCAGACGGTACATACCAGTTGGCCTCTGTAAATCCGAACGTAGTGTCTAATCAGAGGAATGTCCTCAATCTGCAGAACATCGACGATGGAAACGTTGGTAATTTTTCGCGGCAAAACCAAAGAGCCGAAAACGCAAACGCGAACAGGAGTACGTACGAGAGATTAACGTCTGCGAAAGTGACGGCGCAGTCTGGACAAAACACCGGTTTGCCCAAATTTCAGCAAGCTTTCGGCAAAACTATATATACGCTTTCCACGGACACGTCGACGGGCGGCGTAACCGGCGCCTCATCGGAAACGCACGTACAGACGGCGTCCCCGCAGAAAACGGCAAACCTATCGAAAGCAGTACAAACATCCGTACCTAATGCACAACAAACGAACGCGTCTACAGGTATAAACGTACAGTCCATTACAAACATTCCAAACACGTTACAATTATCCACTAGCAGGCAAATCTTGAATATCGTCCAAAGCTCTGGAAATAACGCGAACGTAGCGTCTAGTCCGAATACGAATCAAACGTTGACGCAGCTAGTACAAAGCGTTCAGAATGCTTCGCCGGGTGTGATATACACGCACAAAATTCCTGTTACTATATCCACCACAAATCCGAGTCAACTGAACATTATACCGACTATATCGCATTCAAATTCGATACCACCTGGAAGAACACCGGTGGTCAAGTTGAACATCATTCGTGCTCCTTTGAGGCAACCAAACATTACCGGAGCTATTCAAGCAGTTTTGACCACGCCAAGATtacaacagcagcagcaacaacaacaacaacagcagcagcagcaacaacaacagcaacaaccaCCACCACAGCAACAACAACCAACAGTTAGGACAGACAGTTTGCTTGGTTCTCCTATAGAGGTACCGAATCAAGTCAGCTCAACCACTTTGGAACAATTGAGAGAATTCGAAAGCGTTCTGGAGCAAGTGAAAGAGAGGAGTACGATTCAACCACAGTCTCATCAAACGATATCCACCGCGGCCACTACCACCGTACAAACGCAAACCACTACGCAACAAACGCAAGCTACCAAACCACAGCAAGTTTCTGTGAGCGCTCTCACTCAACAGCTTTTGATGCCGACGCAGCAAACCACCACCAACGATTTTGCGAGCAACGGCAACACAGTAAATTTTCAACAGGACGTTTTCTCTCAGAAAGTTTCTCTAACTTACGTAAATCAAAGCGCAGGTTCCGTTGCCACGAAAACCCCAAATTCGACTCCGGTCGTTGTTGTGACCAGCTACTGTCAACCGGCCGCTTCGCCCGCTCTCAGTGTCACTTCGCAAAGTTCTTCCAGCCCGTGCGTCACCCCGGCTCCGACGCCTGCACCATCCGCTGGAAAAACGCCTCCAACTCCACCTTCGTCGAAAACGGTGAAAAAAACGGCGCCCAAGACGGTGAAAACCAGCGCGACGAACACGTCAAAGGCTTCACCAATACCGAAGCCGCAACAAAAGCCACAGGAAGACGAACAGACCGCTCAAAGAATCTACGCTATATTAGACGAGTATGCGGAGCAATTACGAAATTCTCCTGATCTGAACAATAAACCCGCCCCGAGGAGAAGATCAAATCCACCAACGAATCCAAGTCAATCTTCGAAGAGGAAAAAGTCGAATGCGAGCAAAACGAAACCTGGTGGTCAACAGAGTTCGGAACTCAGCCCGAGTACAGACGATCTCGGAAGAACAATGGGCAGCGAGGATTCTTCGAGCGGCGTTGTTCACGTGCAAGACAGTCCTGCTGGTTTCTCCGCTCCGGAGGAACCGTCCAGTAACGTTGGAAGCGCGACGGACGCAACTGCCGAAATTAGGAACCTGACGAACGATTCGAACGACAGTGTGGAATTAAACGTTAAAAGACGAAATCTGATTTTCGCGGAACCTGGTTCCGGGCAGTCGAGGGCGGTGATCGTTCAGGAAGCTGTGCAGACTGGTTCCGTGAGCGTCAGCGAAGCTCTAGCTTCGGTAACGGGAAAAATGGGAAGCACAGCTGTCTTGGTCCCTGGACCTAATTACATATTACCGATGAACCTAGTAAAAGGTCAACAATTCACGATAGTATCCAGCGGATCGAAGCTTCTTGCAACGGTGCCCGCAACCGTACGAGCTACTGGAAACACCGGTGTATCGAATACTCTCGTGCTTCAATCCTTTCTGAATCAAGcaggaaaaataatttcgcaaCCGGGGCAAGTCAAGCAAGTTAAAATACCAACGCTGCAGACTCTGTCAGGCAATCAGACTCTGACCACGACGCAAAACGTTCAGGGTGCGTCGGTGGTCATTCCTCATAGTGGAAATCATGCTCAATTTACGAGCGACGTAAGTACAGAGAAGAGTAACATCATCGGTGACTTGACTATGACAAAATCCGACACGGTGGCTGGAGGAGTTACCGTTGAATCCGCGACGAACACGATCGTCGTGAACAAGAGCAATTCTACGATCGGTCTGATACAGCGTAACTTGAACGAGCCGTCAGAAAATCAACCGATATGCGGCGTGATCACCAGCAATCCTAATTTAACTCTTCAAGGCGCCAGACTGTTCAACTCTTCTATACACAAACTGACGACGCCGGGGCTTAAGTCTGACAACGTGGTGTGTATAACACCAACAGCTACGATCGCCCATAGCCCAGAAAAGAAGTCACCGCAAGAAAGTCAAATGCATAACGACAAACCTGTCTCCATTCAAACAAGTGCAACGATTGCTCTCGCTTTTGCCACTCAATCCGATGTTTCCTTGTTGAACGACGCTCAACAACatcagcagcagcaacaacaacaaaagGATATGAAGGAAATATCGGCGGAAATAATCCCTGGTGCCAAGATCATCTCCCCGAAGACGGTCAAGAGAAAAATCGACGACGCAATGGGTATGTCGGAGAACGTTCCGAAAACCTTGATCACTTCCAACTCTGTCGTTTGTTCGAGCAATGCCACGCCATTACAGAGTAACGAAAAGATTG ACTCTATGTCCACAATAACGGTTGCGAGTAAACAGTCTGGTGGAATCGACCACGCGACGCAGTTCCTGGTAACTGGTGGACCAAGTAGTTCGGATAGTCAAGAATCTGCTGTTCAGCAGTCTGCCGATGGTATCGAGGTATCGTGCAAGATTGGAAACGGCTTACTATATGGAAATGCGCGATTGCAAGAAGCTTGGGAACCAGAGGGTAAAGTGTCGCCCGATACACCTTGGCGATACGTTCCTACGTCTGCGAATTCTTTAAATATCGAACCTTTGAATTCAAGATACTCAGATAATTCAGAGAACGTTCAAAGCGTTCTGCAGATTATCAATAAAGGTCAAGGTATCGAGATGGCGAGTGGACAGATCTATCAAACGAACACGAAAAAGTACTTTATGAATCATACGTTAGAACCATTCCAGCAATACTCGAATAAGAGCAACATGATGAAAACGCCGTTAAATCCTAGATTAGATCGAGAATTGTTACAACAGAAGATGGAGAGGAAAGCAGCCGCAATAGAACGCGAGATGAAGCTACAGAAAAGTTTATCGGAGGAGTGCGAAGACTTGGGCGTGGATGAACCGAGCACCAGTGACTTGTTCCCAGAGGCAGATTTGTTGTTCGATACGAATCATTCGCCATCTTTCGATCATTCTTCTCAGGACGCATCCTGCAGTCAGCCGCTGGGTATGAAATCTTACGGTGGTTCCTACTTTCGTTCGTTAGATTCGTCAAGCGGTAGCAGAGACGCCAGTCCCGTTGCCGATTTTAAGCTAAACGAACGTAGAAAAAGTAGCAGCCAGCGAACCAGATCCGCGAAAGATTCTTTGAAGAAACTGAAAAGAGACAAGATAGACGATCTACATTTAGAAAATCCGTCGAAGCACTTGCGGCTAGCCTTGGATAATTTAAGTCAGGACGAAGCGTCGAATAGTAATTCTGATATTTCGAGATTATCACCGACGAATCTGGGGTCGTTGGAGAACGATTCGTTGAAGGATACGGGCCGGACAAAAATGATGTCTAGAAATGGTTCGAAGGAAGGTTCGCCTAGTAGCGTATCGAGCATTCCATCAAACATGAAATTGGATATCGACTTGGATTCGGAATCGCTACCCCCAAGCATCAATGTAAATAATACCTCGGCAGCAAGCTCGGGGGACGAAAGTTTAACCTTGCTGAGCGGTAACACCGCCGATGTCACGATACCTTCACCACTCTCGCCGATCGCTGGTCCCATGCTGTCGACGCACAAGTATACCTATACCAATAAGAAGCGAATTCCGTCGAAGGTGACGAGAATGGATTACCTTTCTTGGGAGAGTCCAATGTCCGAGAGAATGAGATCGAGCAGCGACGAAGAGGATTCTAGTATAAGCGAATCGATCAGCAGCCAACCAGAAGACAACGCTCTGAGCAACGGACTCGAGGATAGTGTACAAAGTCTGAAATCTCTGTCGAACGAGCGACGCTGCaattatctaaaaaaaaaggataagtTACAGGTGAATTCAAGAGTAGTATTGAATCGAGCGGATCATAAAAGTAGTCTGTCTAAGCGTACCAAGGTGAACGAGTCGATTCAAGATTCGGTCACGGTTTCCAGTGATAAGACCTCTGAGCCCTCGGACGACGAAGCGAGCAATATCGCTTTGGTCGAGCCGGACTGTCGAGCTAGACGATCGAGTTTACGTGGACACGTTAAAAAGGGATGTGCCTGTTGCAACGGATCGCCGGAAAGACCCAAAAAGAAATCGGTCAAGCCCGAACATTCGAAATTAAAGAAGCGACTGCCCTCGAAACAGGCTGGAAAGAAAAGGTAG